In Candidatus Manganitrophus morganii, the genomic window TCTTCACCCCTTCCACCCTCGCCAAGATCGATCGGATGGCCCAGGCGATCGAGAAGATCCCCGGGATCTACGCCGACAATGTCCTCAGCCTCGCCTCCCGGAAAGTCAAACACCTTCAGATCAACGATCAGGGCTTTAACGTCGAGCGGCTGATGCCGGAGGTTCCGACCACGCCGGAAGGGGCCGAGGCGGTCCGGAAGCGCCTCTTCGCCAACCCGCTCTATGTCGGCTCCCTCGTTTCGTCCGATGCGACCGCGGCCGCGATCGTCATCGACGTCCAGGACACCGAAGCGGCCGAGGCGATCCGAAAAGCCACCGCGGCGGTGATCGAGGGGGAAGCGCCGGAGCCGATCAGCGATCTTGCAATTTATCGCCAGCTCAAGGCGATCGCCGACAAGGAGAGCGACGCCAACACGACCATCCATCTCGGCGGCCTTCCGGTCTCCCTCGCCTTCCTGGAGATGGACACCGCCGTCATGAACCGGTGGGTCTTCCCGATCGCGTTCGTCCTGATCATGGTGATCCACTATCTCTCTTTCCGGACCTTCCAGGGGATGTTGATTCCCCCACTGACCGCGCTGTTGAGCGTGGTCTGGGCCTTGGGATTTATCAGTTTGACGGGGATGAAGCTCGATCTCTGGACGAAGGGGCTGACGCCGATTTTGATCGTCGCGATGGCGGCAGGCCACTCGGTCCAGATCCTCCGCCGTTTTTACGACGAGCTCGAATATGCGATCGGAATGGATGTTCCGGAGCCGGCGCAGAAAACCGCCGTGGTTCAGGCGGGCGCCAAGATGGCGCCGGTTCTTCTGACCGCGGGACTGGTCGCCGCGGCGAGCTTCGCTTCGCTGGTGACTTTTCAGCTCGCGACCTTCCGATCGTTCGGATTGATGACCGCCTTCGGGATCGTCAGCGCGCTGGTTCTGGAGATGACCTTCATCCCCGCCCTCCGCTCGCTGATCCCCCCGCCGAGCGGCGAGGAGTTGGAGGTGGTCCTGCGCAAGACCTTCGCCGACCGGTTTCTCACCAAGATCAGCCGATCGATCCTCGGTCCGGAGCAGAAATGGATTCTCGCGGGAGGGGTGGTCGTCGTATTGGTCGCCCTGATCTTCGCCAACCGGATCGTCCTGACCAACTCCCTTCGCGATCTCTTCTTTGAGCAGACCGATCTGCGAAAAGATGATCGGGTCTTGAACCAAAAGTTCGGCGGGACTTCGACCTTGAACATCCTGATCAGCACACCCGCGCCGGACGGCCTGAAAGACCCGAACATCATGCGGGCGATCGAAGGTCTTCAAACGCGGCTGAAGGAGAACCCGGCGGTCGGCCGGACCGAATCGTACGTCGATTACGTGAAGCGGATGCGGCGGACCTTTTACCAGGACGATCCCCGCTCGGAGCAGGTTCCCGACAGCCCGGAAGAGGCAGCGCAGTTTCTCTTCCTCTATTCGGTCTCCGGCAATCCCGACGACTTCAAGCGGCTGGCCGACGTCGGTTATCAGAATGCCGTGATCCTCACCTTTCTAAAATCGGATGCGACAGAACTGGCCGAGCAGTTGATCCGGACGATCGATGAATACAAGGCGGCCCATTTCCCCCCCGATGTGACGGTCGGGATCGCGGGAAGCGTCCCGGTCACCCTGGCGCTCAACGATGTGATCATCCACGGCAAGCTTTTGAACGTGGTGCAGATGATCGCGATTACCTTTATCCTCTCCTCGGTGATCTTCCGTTCGTTCTGGGGAGGGGTGGTTGTGACGATTCCCCTCCTCTTTGCCGTCCTTTGGAATTTCGGTTTCATGGGATTGACCGGCATTCCGCTCGGCATCTCGACGGCGGCGGTCTCCGCGATGGCGGTCGGAATGGGAGCCGATTACGCGATCTACATTCTCTATCGATTACGCGAGGAGCTCTCCCTCAACCGCCACCTCGACCGGGTCGTCCAGGTCACCCTCGCCACCGCCGGAAAGGCGATTCTCCTGATCGCCGTCGCCTTCGCCGCCGGCACTTTCCTGGTTACCTTCACCGGCTACTACCTTCACATGGAAGGGATCCTGATGCCGCTCGCCATGCTGACGAGCGCCGCTGCGGCGGTGATCTTCATCCCCGCCGCCATCATGACCTTCCGACCCCACTTTATCTTCAGAGTCATCCCCTCCGAGTGGATCGAATTGTACACCCGGGGCGATGCTCAGAAGTTCAATGTGGAGGGGGACGTTTTGAAAAAACCGAAGAAGTAGATTAGAATCCCATCCAGGTGAGTCCCGCTTTTCCAACCCACACCAACGAAGCCAGATAGACCCAGGTCATGCCGGCCATCAGATAGCCGGCGACGATGACGGCGCCGTCGTTTTCCATCATCCCCGCCGCGATCAATAGAATCGACCAGGCCGGGATGGTATTGGTAAAGGGGATCGGAAGGGGGAGACTCAAGACCAACCCGCTCAAGAGGATGGCGAGCCCGTTCAGAAAATTGAAGGAAGGCCAATCTTTGAAGAAACGAAACCGTGGATGGAGAACCTTTTCCAGGCGGGTGGAGACGGCCAGTGCCCCCTTGACGACCTTCGCGAGGGTCGGATAGGGAATCTCCATGTTGAGCAGTCGTTTCGGGAGCCAGGGACGCTGTCGGAGCGCGATGCGAAGGCCGAAGAACATCAAGATCAGCCCGAAGGGGGTCGAGAGGCCGGGAAGCGGAATCGGCGTGCAAAAAGGAAGAACCAAGATAATAATGAGGACATCGAAGCCGCGGCCGTGGAGGATTTCGATGATCTTTCCAATCGTCACCCCCTTGCCGTCCGCCTGGTCCAAGATCCGCCGGAGGTCTTCGGAAAGACGCGTGGGACGATGGCTCGTTTTCGACTTCTTCACATCCACTCTCCCATCCGACAATCCTCCGGCCATCCGATCATTCGCAGAACCGGACCATTATATCGGAGGATGAGAAGTGGAACAACCCCTTTTTCTTTAAAGTCGGTTTTAGAAGGACGTTTCGAGCAAATCCCCTTAAGAGAAGCGCGCGACAGACTCCTTCGTTTCCTTTCGATGATCTTGAGTTTTCTCTCGCTCAAGCAATTCTTTTAACTTGCGCCGATCGATTTTGCCGTTGGCATTTTTGGGCAGCTGATTGAAAACGGTCCACTGGGAGGGGAGCATATAACGGGGAAGGATCCGGCTAAGTTCTTGCCGGATACGGAGCGGAGGAACATCCTCTCCTTTCACCGGAACATAGGTACAACAGAGAATGGTTCCTTCAAAACCGTCGGTAGGAAGGGCAACAACAGCACTCTCTTGTAGAAAAGGGAGGGTATTCAGGGCCGATTCAATTTCTCCAAGCTCAATCCGGTACCCGCGGCTCTTCACCTGCAAATCATTCCTCCCATGAAAATAAACCAACCCCTCTTTCCCCACTCTCGCCAAATCCCCCGTTTTATAGATCCGCTCGGAAGGATCGGCGGAATGCGGGTTCTTCAAGAAGACTTTCTCCGTCTTTTCAGGTTCCCTCCAGTACCCCGGACTCAAACCGACCCCGCCGATATAAAGATCGCCGACCTCTTCCGGGGAAACCGGTTCCATCTTGGCATTCAGCACAAGG contains:
- a CDS encoding MMPL family transporter, with the protein product MARKYFEFVTDHAYAVMAGVLLITLFCLFRLPFLKTELDPKRILPQDHPYIQMNNQIEQRFGGGRVVVVGVVSKEGSVFTPSTLAKIDRMAQAIEKIPGIYADNVLSLASRKVKHLQINDQGFNVERLMPEVPTTPEGAEAVRKRLFANPLYVGSLVSSDATAAAIVIDVQDTEAAEAIRKATAAVIEGEAPEPISDLAIYRQLKAIADKESDANTTIHLGGLPVSLAFLEMDTAVMNRWVFPIAFVLIMVIHYLSFRTFQGMLIPPLTALLSVVWALGFISLTGMKLDLWTKGLTPILIVAMAAGHSVQILRRFYDELEYAIGMDVPEPAQKTAVVQAGAKMAPVLLTAGLVAAASFASLVTFQLATFRSFGLMTAFGIVSALVLEMTFIPALRSLIPPPSGEELEVVLRKTFADRFLTKISRSILGPEQKWILAGGVVVVLVALIFANRIVLTNSLRDLFFEQTDLRKDDRVLNQKFGGTSTLNILISTPAPDGLKDPNIMRAIEGLQTRLKENPAVGRTESYVDYVKRMRRTFYQDDPRSEQVPDSPEEAAQFLFLYSVSGNPDDFKRLADVGYQNAVILTFLKSDATELAEQLIRTIDEYKAAHFPPDVTVGIAGSVPVTLALNDVIIHGKLLNVVQMIAITFILSSVIFRSFWGGVVVTIPLLFAVLWNFGFMGLTGIPLGISTAAVSAMAVGMGADYAIYILYRLREELSLNRHLDRVVQVTLATAGKAILLIAVAFAAGTFLVTFTGYYLHMEGILMPLAMLTSAAAAVIFIPAAIMTFRPHFIFRVIPSEWIELYTRGDAQKFNVEGDVLKKPKK
- a CDS encoding exopolysaccharide biosynthesis protein codes for the protein MKKSKTSHRPTRLSEDLRRILDQADGKGVTIGKIIEILHGRGFDVLIIILVLPFCTPIPLPGLSTPFGLILMFFGLRIALRQRPWLPKRLLNMEIPYPTLAKVVKGALAVSTRLEKVLHPRFRFFKDWPSFNFLNGLAILLSGLVLSLPLPIPFTNTIPAWSILLIAAGMMENDGAVIVAGYLMAGMTWVYLASLVWVGKAGLTWMGF